In Deinococcus apachensis DSM 19763, the DNA window GCGGTCGTGCGGGGGCGGTCCGGCGGGCGGAGCCCACGACCAGTCGTCCGTGTTCAGCCCCCTGAGCACATAGTCGCCCAGTCCCACGACCTCCCAGGCCAGCTCCCCGAAAGGCCGCATCGGCGGCGCCGCGGTGAAGGTGAAGAGCTGATCTTCCGGGAACGCCTCTGTGACCCGCCGGGTCAGGCGCCGGTTGCTCTGCCAGTGGGCGAGCAGGTACTCGGGGGACATCAGGGAGGGCGTGAGGACGGCGGGAGCATCAGTCTGCGTCATGATTCCTCCACCGAAAGCTAACCAGGAGGGCTGCTTTCTGCCCTAAGCGTAACCGCTATTCCCGTCAGGACCCGTCGTCTTTCCGTGTCACACTGGCCCCATGTACGACCCCTCCATGCGGGTGCTCACCGTGCTGGAACTCCTCCAGGCGCACGAGCGCGTGACGGGCGCGGAGCTGGCGCGGCGGCTGGAGGTCAGTTCGCGGACGGTGCAGCGGTACATCGCCCGGCTTCAGGACCTGGGGATTCCGGTGGAGTCCACCCGGGGCGTGGGGGGCGCGTACCGGCTGAAACCCGGCTTTCGCCTGCCGCCCCTGATGTTCAGCGGGGAGGAGGCCCTGGCCCTGGCCCTCGGCCTGCACGCCCTGCACCACCTGGGGCTGACGGCGCTGGCTCCGGCGGTGGCGGGGGCGGGGGCCAAGCTCGCGCGCACCCTGCCCCACGCCCTGCGCGAGCGGGTGCGGACGCTGGAGGACGCCGTGCAGCTCGACGCCTCCCCGTGGACGATCCCAACGGACGCCAGTGTCCTGGCCTGCCTGCTCGCCGCCGTGGGGGCCGAGCGGACCGTGGCGTTCGACTACCGCTCGCACCAGGGAACCCAGACCCGGCGGGAGGTGGAGGTGTACGGGGTCGTCCACCTCGACGGGCGCTGGTATGCGGTGGGCCGCTGCTGCCTGCGGAACGCGCTGCGGAGTTTCCGCCTCGACCGCATCTCGGGGCCCGCCGAGCTGGAACGGCCCTTCACCCGGCCGCCGGACTTCGACGCCCGGGCCTACCTGCGCGCCACCCTGCCCTTCGTTCGTGCGCCCTTCGACATCAAGGTGTGGCTGGGGCTCCCACCGGAGGAGGCCGCCCTGCGTTTCTCCCCCTGGCAGGTCGTGCTGGAGCCTGACGCCGTCCGTGGGGGCACGCGGCTGCGCTGCACCCGGGAGCACCTGGAGCCCTTCGCGGCCATGCTGCTGGGCCTGGGCTGTGCCTTCACCGTTCACGCCCCGGCGGAACTGCGGGAGGTGTTCGCAGGGCTGGCCGAGCGGGCGAGCGCGGCCTCGCTCCGCACTCACGCCGGGGACCCCCGCGTCCCTCATGGTAGTCTCCCCGGTTGAGATGCCGCTTCTTTTCATGATCTGGCTCACCCTGCGGGGCCGCGCGTGATCGTCCTCTGCGCGCTGCTGTCGTGGTTCCTCGTCGGGCTGTTCATCCGGCTGAGCAAGGCGCGGGGCTGGGGGCAACCCATCCGCCAGGAGGGGCCACAGACGCACCTGAAAAAGGAGGGCACCCCCACGGCGGGCGGCGTGCCCTTCGTCCTGGCCCTGGCCCTGGTGTTCTTCCCGCTGTACTTCACGGGCCACGCGGGCGGCGAGCGGGAGTTGCTGATCATGCTGACGGCCCTGGCGATGGGGTTGATCGGCGGCATCGACGACCTGCTCAAGATTCGCTCGCGGATGCGCGGCCGGGGCAAGAAGGAACTCCTGGCCCGCGAGAAATTCCCGCTGCAACTTCTGGTCGGCTTGGGGTTCGCGTGGTTCGCCGCGCCCCTCGCCTCCCATGAACTGCTGCCCAGCCTGGGACAGATCCCCGACCTCATCTTGCTGACACTGGTCATGGTGGGCTCGGTGAACGCCTTCAACTTCACCGACGGGCTGGACGGGCTGCTGGCAGGCGTGGCTATGATCGTGCTGCTGCCGCTGCTGGCGGTGTCGCCCATGTCGGCGCTGCTGGTCGCCGCGCTGCTGGGCTTCCTGTGGTTCAACGCCCACCCCGCGCGGGTCTTCATGGGGGATATGGGGAGCCACGCTATCGGGGCCATCGCGGCGGGAGCCTACGTCCTGTACGCCGACGTGTGGCTGCTGCCCCTCGCGGCGGTCATCCCGGTGGCGGCGGTGCTGAGCGTGGTCATTCAGGTTATCCACTTCCGGCGCACCGGCAAACGCTTCTTCAAAATGAGCCCCATCCAGCACCACTTCGAGCTGAGCGGCTGGCCGGAGACACATGTAACGACCCGCTTCTGGGTGGTTACAGCGGTGGCGACGGCGGCGGTGTGGTGGATTCTGGGAGGGAGGCCGTAAAGGGGAAGTGAGCGGGAGTGGGGGCGACCGCGAAGGCTTCGCCCCATCTTCTTTTTCCCCTATTCACCGTTCACCAACCTCCCTACACTTGCCCCCGTGACCCGCCCCCTCCCCGACCTTCCTGCCCTGTTCGCCCGGCGTGCCCACCTTCCCGGCGAGGGCACGACGGTGTTCCGTGCAGCCCACACCACCGAGACGGGCGGCCTGTTCGCGGTGGACCTGGCAGGGGACGCGGCGGTGCTGAGCCTGTACGCGGACCTGAGCAGCGGGGAGGAGGCGAGACTGGCGGAGGCGTGCGGAGCCTTGCCGGGAGTGGCGTCGGTCTACCTCAAACGCCGCCCGGTGGAGGCCCGGCACATGGCGAACGTGGCGCGGGAGTGGCTGTCACCGCCCGAGCCGGTCTGGGGCGCGGCGCAGCCCGAGGTTGTGGCGCTGGAAAACGGGGTCCCCTTCCTGCTGCGGCCCGGCGCGGACCTCAGTACCGGGCTGTTCACCGACGCCCGCCCCCTGCGCGCCTGGGTGCGGAACCATGCCGCAGTGGGGGGCCGGGTGCTTAACAGCTTCGCCTACACCAGTGGGTTTGGACTGAATGCGGCATTGGGTGGGGCCGCCGTGGTGAAAAACGTCGACCTCTCACGCAAGGTGCTTGCCTGGGGGCAGCAGAACTATGCCCTCAGCGGCCTTCCCGCCCCCGGCGCCGACTTCCTGTACGGCGACGTGTTCGAGTGGCTGGGCAGGCTGAGGCGGCGGGGCGACGAGTTCGACCTCGTGATCCTCGACCCACCCTCCTTCGCGCGGAGCAAGGCGGGCGTGTGGCGGGCCGAGCGTGATTACGGGCGGCTGGCGGGGCTGGCGGCGGACGTGACGGCGCCGGGCGGACGGCTCCTCGCCATGACGAACCACGCGGGCGTGACGACTCAGGCCTTTGAACGAATGGTCGCGGCAGGGCTAACGGAGGCCGGGCGGCGCGGGCGAGTGACGGAGCGCCTGGGGCCGGGCGAGGACTACCCGGGGGCCACACACCTCAAGGCGCACGTCTGGGCGTTGGATTGAGGGTCAATTCCGCGGCAGCGCGAAGGGTGAGGGCTCGCCCCCAATGAAGGTGCAGGCCACGTCGCCCAAAGAAACCTCTTCCCCCACATCACCGTGAATGGCGATGACCTGCCGCAGGAGCACGTCCACGACCTTCCCGGAATGAATTCGGCTCAGCTCGTCCGGCGTCACGAAGCCGCTCACCCTGACGTTCCCAAGGGTGAAGCTGACGAATTCCGCCGCGTCCGACATGCCCGACTCTAACCCCCACCCTTGTGTCCCGCCTCACTTCACTTTCTAAAGTGGGGCGTATCCTGGGGACATGACCCAGAGCGTGACCGACCACAAGCAGGTGCTGCTGCCCCTCACGACGCCGGAGGAGGTGGACTCCTTCCTGGCGGAGTACCCGCTGGCGGCGGTGTTCAAGGCGGGGACCTGCCACAAGACCATGCAGGGCTTCGGCGTGCTGGAGACCTTCCTGCAAAAGCACGAGCTGCCGGTGGGTTTTATCCGGGTGGTGGACTGGCGCCCGGCGAGCAACCATGTCGCCGAGATCACCGGGATTGTCCACCACAGCCCGCAGCTCATCCTGTTCCGGGACGGGCAGCCGCAGTTCGAGGTGAACAACTGGGACATCACCCCGCAGGCGCTCGCCCCCGTGTTCGAGGCGCAGGTGCCCCGCCGCAGCGGTGAGGGCGCGGTGGCGACGGACGACAACGTGGAGCCCTACCGCCGCCTGATGCGTGCCTACCTGGAGGGGCAGCTCAGCGACTGGGCCTTCCAGGACCAGTACGTGACCCTCTTCCGCGACGACGCCAGCCTCCGCAGCCAGCGCGAGTTCGAGGCCCTCTCGCGCCTGTTCGGCGACCCCGACGCCTACCACGGGGGCCTGCACCAGCTCGGCGCTCCCCAGGGGCGCGGCGACCTGAAGGCCCGCGTGCAGGCGCTGCTCAGCGAACTGGGCTAAGTCCCATACTGCCCGACCGCCCGGCCCGCGCCGTGGCGGTTTTTTGTTGCTTTTGGATGAGTAATGGATATTGACCAGATCAAGGTTCTAAGGAGTGTAAGCGGGCGGTAAGACCCTATGGAGTGTGATAGCGGCAGCACGATCCGCCGTGACGCTCTCCCAGGGAGCACGGCCCGAATTCTCACCCTCACTCCCCACGGACCCCTGCACGACATGCCCCAACCCCGCCTGCCCCTTCCACCCAGCCGCGCCGTCTACTCGCAGCTTCACACCGACCATTACCCCTGGACCGAGGTCACGGTGGACCTCGCCGCCCGCCAGGCGCAGGGCCTGAGCGGCGTGTTCGACGCGCAGCAGGGACCGAGCTGGGCGCGCTTCGTGTGGGTGCGCGGCACCCTGCGCGGCGGCTTCTCGGCGGGGGGCGACGTGAGCTGGCCCGCCGCCCTGGCCGCCCTGCCCCGCGCGCAGGTCACGCTGGCGGCACTGGACCCGGCGGTCGCGGACCTGGTGTGGGCCAGCCGCACCTGGGCACCCCAGCCGCTGGAGGGGCTCTGGCCCACCCCGCAGGCCGCCCTGACCCGCGAGCGCTTCTCCGGGGTGCTGCTGGGCGGCCCGGCGTGCAGCTTCTGGGAGGGCGGCCAGCCGCTGGACGGCACCCTGCCCGCCCCGGGTGCCACCTGCGTCGCGCTGCCGCGCCTGCCGGGGGGCACGGGCGGACGGGAGGCGCTCCTGACCTTCTGGACCGACCTCATCACCGCTGCCCACCGCTTGTCCCCGCTCGACGAGGCGTGGCGGCAGGTCAGCGTGCGATTGAGTGGGCAGCACCCCTGCCTCGACCCCTTCGCGCGGGAGGTGACGGTGACGGGCGGGCGGCTGCGCGTGGACCCCGACCTCCCCCTCGGTGAGGCGCAGCCCGCACTCCTGGGCGCCTTCCAGGGGACACTCGCCCGGCTGGGCCTGCGGCTGGCGGACCTGCCGCTCGCCGAGTTGCGGACGCGGCCCGAGTGGGCGGCATCTGGACTGGAGACGGCATGACCGCCCCCGAATACGGCAGCCCCCGGATCTCCTGGCCCGCCGGGCTGACGGACGATACCCCGCTGCCCTTCGCCCTGTGGCGCGTCATGCACCACGTGGACGGCAGGCGGGGTCCCGAGGAGGTCGCCCGCCTCGCCGGAATTCCGCCCCTGGATGTACCGCCCCTGGTCGCTCAGGCCGCAACCTGGGCGAACCGCGCCGCGCAGCGCACTCAGCCCCTCACCGAGGCCGCCGCCCAGGCGGTGACCCAGTGCGTGATCGCGGTGATGGGGCCGATGGGCGAATTCGTGGTGGACGACGTGCTCGACGAATGTGGGGACGGCATCACCCTCAGCACGCTGCTCTCCAAGGTGGCCGCGCAGCTCAGCGAGGCGCAGGTGCAGGCCTTCGTGCGCCAGCTCCGGTCGCGGGGGATCGCGTGAGCCGCCCCTCCCCGCGTGTCCCGTTCAGGGCCACACCTCCTCTTTCCAGGCACTCCAGACAGTGGTGGCCCGGGGGCGCGTCCCAGGAGGGGACGGCCCGCCCGGCGACCAGGAAGGGCAACCCATGAAGTACACGGTCGTGATTCGCCAACCCGTCCCCGACGAGGTGCGTCCCGTGCTGGAACAGCAGCTCGTGGAGCGCTTCGGCCTCTCCCCCGAGCAGGCGCAGCGCCTCGCCGCCCGGCGCGCGGGCCGCCTGATGAAGCCCACCGGCCGGGCCCGCGCGGACCTGCTCCTCCAGGTCTACCAGGACGTGGGCGCGCAGGTCGCCCTGGAGGAGGTGCGCGAGGAGACGGGCGTCCTCTCCGAGCCGTTCCAGGCCGTCGCGTCCGGGCCCTCGGTGATCCGCGCCGTGCCCGACCCCGAGGGCGGCGTGGTCCTGGCGCCCCCGCCCCCCGACTTTGGCGCCCCCCTGCTGCCCGGCGGGGGCCTGGGCACATCCCAGGCCGACCCCTTTGCCTCGTCCAGCCGCGCCGAGACGGGCGTCCTGACCCTGCCCGCCCAGGACGACGGCGGCTGGGCCGGGCTCGCCGCCGACCCCTTCGCCCCGACCGGCGACCCCTTCGCCCTGCCTGTCATGCCGGGCGGGGAGGCCGACCTGCTCGGCGTGGCCCGGCCCCAGGGTGGGCCAGCCGCGGCCCTCGCCGACACCGCCGCCCCGGGGGCCGACATCTGGTCGGACTTCACGGGCGCGCTGACCCTGGATGGTGGGACGGCCAAGCCGCAGGAGGAGCCCGCCTCCACCGAGATGTTCCTGACGGCCGGGGCCGAGGAGACGCGCGGGCCGCTCGGGCGCCGCCGTAGCCTGGCGCGGCAGATGGCCTTCGGGGCGCTCGCGCCGCTGGTGCTGTCGACCGCCGTGACGCTGGGCCTGCTCACCGCGATCCTGCCCAGCCTCCAGCGGCAACTCGTGGCGCAGAACGCGCAGGCGGTGGCGGTCGCGGTGGGCACCAGCCTGGACACCCGCGACCAGGAGACGGTGAACGCGCAGCTCGACGCGCTGCTGAGGCGCTCGTCGGTGGGCTTCGTGCGGGTGGAGCTGCCCGACGGCACGACCTACTTCCGCAGCCAGAACCCGCGGCTCGACGGCACGTTGCAGGGCCGGGTGGCGACCTTCCTGCGGGAGAACCCTGAGACGGGCACCTTCGTGAGCAGCGGCAGCGCCGCCGACGCCTACCGCGAGCAGCTCGCGCAGCTTGAGGCGGTCGGGGCGGGCGATTCCGCCCAGGCCCGCGAGCTGCGCTCCGAGGCCGAGCAGAAGGACAACCAGCACTCGGAGCGCACGAGCTACATCGTGAGCCGCCTGGGCGTGGTCGAGACGAAGGGGGGCCAGCGCAGCACCGTGGACGCCACCCAGGACAGCTCTGGCCTGCTGTACCGCATCGCGGTAGGTGTGCCCAACACCCAGGCGGCGATCAACCTGCGGAACACGCTGCTGCTCGTGCTGAGCGTGTCGCTGCTCGCCCTGGCGCTCGCCGCGTCGCTCGCCGTCCGCTCGGCCCGGCGCGTCGTGCAACCCATCGAGCGTCTGGTTAAGGTCGCCGACGCGATCAGCATGGGTGACCTGACCCGCCCGGTGCAGGCCGACCGCAACGACGAGATCGGCGACCTCGCCCAGGCCCTGGAACGCATGCGCCTGAGCCTGGAAGCCGCGATGGACCGCCTGCGCCGCCGCAAACGGGCGTAAGCACG includes these proteins:
- a CDS encoding DinB family protein, encoding MTQTDAPAVLTPSLMSPEYLLAHWQSNRRLTRRVTEAFPEDQLFTFTAAPPMRPFGELAWEVVGLGDYVLRGLNTDDWSWAPPAGPPPHDRAALLAAWDEQTPRLEAAVPVYPPDRYQEKRDMAWGHFSPLDTVLYAIENEIHHRGQGYVYLRALGIQPPAFYER
- a CDS encoding helix-turn-helix transcriptional regulator, encoding MYDPSMRVLTVLELLQAHERVTGAELARRLEVSSRTVQRYIARLQDLGIPVESTRGVGGAYRLKPGFRLPPLMFSGEEALALALGLHALHHLGLTALAPAVAGAGAKLARTLPHALRERVRTLEDAVQLDASPWTIPTDASVLACLLAAVGAERTVAFDYRSHQGTQTRREVEVYGVVHLDGRWYAVGRCCLRNALRSFRLDRISGPAELERPFTRPPDFDARAYLRATLPFVRAPFDIKVWLGLPPEEAALRFSPWQVVLEPDAVRGGTRLRCTREHLEPFAAMLLGLGCAFTVHAPAELREVFAGLAERASAASLRTHAGDPRVPHGSLPG
- a CDS encoding phospho-N-acetylmuramoyl-pentapeptide-transferase; translated protein: MIVLCALLSWFLVGLFIRLSKARGWGQPIRQEGPQTHLKKEGTPTAGGVPFVLALALVFFPLYFTGHAGGERELLIMLTALAMGLIGGIDDLLKIRSRMRGRGKKELLAREKFPLQLLVGLGFAWFAAPLASHELLPSLGQIPDLILLTLVMVGSVNAFNFTDGLDGLLAGVAMIVLLPLLAVSPMSALLVAALLGFLWFNAHPARVFMGDMGSHAIGAIAAGAYVLYADVWLLPLAAVIPVAAVLSVVIQVIHFRRTGKRFFKMSPIQHHFELSGWPETHVTTRFWVVTAVATAAVWWILGGRP
- a CDS encoding class I SAM-dependent rRNA methyltransferase, with the protein product MTRPLPDLPALFARRAHLPGEGTTVFRAAHTTETGGLFAVDLAGDAAVLSLYADLSSGEEARLAEACGALPGVASVYLKRRPVEARHMANVAREWLSPPEPVWGAAQPEVVALENGVPFLLRPGADLSTGLFTDARPLRAWVRNHAAVGGRVLNSFAYTSGFGLNAALGGAAVVKNVDLSRKVLAWGQQNYALSGLPAPGADFLYGDVFEWLGRLRRRGDEFDLVILDPPSFARSKAGVWRAERDYGRLAGLAADVTAPGGRLLAMTNHAGVTTQAFERMVAAGLTEAGRRGRVTERLGPGEDYPGATHLKAHVWALD
- a CDS encoding monothiol bacilliredoxin BrxC family protein, whose translation is MTQSVTDHKQVLLPLTTPEEVDSFLAEYPLAAVFKAGTCHKTMQGFGVLETFLQKHELPVGFIRVVDWRPASNHVAEITGIVHHSPQLILFRDGQPQFEVNNWDITPQALAPVFEAQVPRRSGEGAVATDDNVEPYRRLMRAYLEGQLSDWAFQDQYVTLFRDDASLRSQREFEALSRLFGDPDAYHGGLHQLGAPQGRGDLKARVQALLSELG
- a CDS encoding HAMP domain-containing protein, which produces MKYTVVIRQPVPDEVRPVLEQQLVERFGLSPEQAQRLAARRAGRLMKPTGRARADLLLQVYQDVGAQVALEEVREETGVLSEPFQAVASGPSVIRAVPDPEGGVVLAPPPPDFGAPLLPGGGLGTSQADPFASSSRAETGVLTLPAQDDGGWAGLAADPFAPTGDPFALPVMPGGEADLLGVARPQGGPAAALADTAAPGADIWSDFTGALTLDGGTAKPQEEPASTEMFLTAGAEETRGPLGRRRSLARQMAFGALAPLVLSTAVTLGLLTAILPSLQRQLVAQNAQAVAVAVGTSLDTRDQETVNAQLDALLRRSSVGFVRVELPDGTTYFRSQNPRLDGTLQGRVATFLRENPETGTFVSSGSAADAYREQLAQLEAVGAGDSAQARELRSEAEQKDNQHSERTSYIVSRLGVVETKGGQRSTVDATQDSSGLLYRIAVGVPNTQAAINLRNTLLLVLSVSLLALALAASLAVRSARRVVQPIERLVKVADAISMGDLTRPVQADRNDEIGDLAQALERMRLSLEAAMDRLRRRKRA